Proteins from a single region of Drosophila biarmipes strain raj3 chromosome 3R, RU_DBia_V1.1, whole genome shotgun sequence:
- the LOC108031223 gene encoding uncharacterized protein LOC108031223: protein MFIQYLLLVSAIVVLGSDVNNISRGEKHQDLYNPEHQLVQKRDVGGELEHSTQATTDSQTECQSKSQPELNAKAKLHKWTWYDILIVVFLILVVIYVRMSLYKREGDNCCFGCKWGRTTTERPETRTGILNQQETET, encoded by the exons aTGTTTATTCAGTATCTCCTCCTCGTATCTGCTATTGTTGTTTTGGGAAGCGAC gtcAATAACATTTCTCGAGGAGAGAAACACCAGGATCTTTACAACCCTGAACATCAGCTTGTACAAAAACGAGATGTAGGAGGCGAATTGGAGCACAGCACCCAAGCCACAACCGATTCCCAAACCGAATGCCAATCCAAATCTCAGCCTGAACTCAATGCCAAAGCCAAACTGCACAAGTGGACCTGGTACGACATCCTCATCGTAGTATTCCTGATCTTAGTGGTGATATACGTAAGAATGAGCCTGTATAAAAGGGAAGGGGACAACTGCTGCTTCGGCTGCAAGTGGGGGCGGACAACCACCGAAAGGCCCGAAACCAGGACTGGGATCCTCAACCAACAAGAAACTGAAACATGA
- the LOC108032200 gene encoding SLIT and NTRK-like protein 5 encodes MQFYIFILIGIFGLQSCDALAVFDDRGSLNISASCPDSFCTLSERLEAFSATPAYGLRELHLTNCSRQSITWRVLSLTPGLRTLVIRNCASYHLSKESLRPVRNLTSLQMQHTSLGVLRDEIFATVPRLEILELGQNIIHTVHIGAFKGLSRLRLLGLQGNGIQEILKGTFDPLVELVHLDLSSNQLTSLPQDIFAKNTQLQTLLLNENLMKTLPPEVLSSLPNLRLLDLGHAGELDILTLDLHNIEHLVMEGSSLSSLVLNGGFMRLHATNNELSHLQVGNKSSVIEMDLRGNLLNGNETASLLRGMWNLERLDLSKNNIEALPLHGSGSDDSDSQELFLLPSLKYLSLAHNRLVRLPPDSPLLSPRLNVLDLSHNLILNLDVEILRGLPVLTGLFLEGNRLSTFDYQLLHQQHEGLEELGLHQNAWSPGLYRKMFVYLSDRGVHLQAEIPKSDPKGSSPADIDWPPTGSQADAQKMDPPGVSGIHPYWTLRDILAFTTLVVVMLILLMNLYHILEEEGCLRRFRRWRRSTALGVGPSRTRESGRRLDEQDSEHSSSE; translated from the exons atgcagttCTACATATTCATTTTGATTGGAATTTTTGGCCTGCAATCATGCGATGCTCTTGCCGTTTTCGATGACAGAGGAAGCCTGAATATCAGCGCCAGCTGTCCGGACTCCTTTTGTACACTAAGTGAACGACTGGAGGCCTTCTCAGCAACTCCAGCTTATGGACTCCGGGAGCTGCACCTGACGAACTGCAGCCGCCAGTCGATCACCTGGCGGGTGCTGAGCCTAACGCCCGGTCTCCGGACCTTGGTCATCCGGAACTGCGCCTCCTATCACCTCAGCAAGGAGAGCTTGAGGCCCGTGCGGAACCTCACCTCCCTGCAGATGCAGCACACCAGTCTGGGAGTCCTCCGGGATGAGATCTTTGCCACGGTGCCCCGCTTGGAGATCCTGGAACTGGGTCAAAACATCATCCACACAGTGCACATAGGCGCCTTCAAGGGCTTGTCCCGATTAAGATTGCTGGGCCTGCAGGGCAATGGCATTCAGGAGATCCTAAAGGGTACCTTTGACCCCCTGGTGGAGCTAGTGCATCTGGATTTGAGCAGCAATCAGCTGACCAGCTTGCCCCAAGATATCTTCGCTAAAAACACCCAGTTACAAACCCTTCTCCTGAACGAAAACCTAATGAAGACCCTACCCCCTGAAGTGCTTAGCTCCTTGCCCAATCTTCGGCTGCTCGACTTGGGCCATGCTGGGGAGCTGGATATTCTGACGCTGGACCTTCACAATATCGAGCACTTGGTAATGGAGGGCAGTAGTCTGTCTAGTTTGGTCTTAAATGGAGGCTTTATGAGACTGCACGCAACGAACAATGAGCTGAGTCATCTGCAGGTGGGAAACAAAAGCTCGGTCATCGAAATGGATCTGCGTGGTAACTTATTGAATGGAAATGAAACCGCCAGCTTGCTAAGAGGCATGTGGAATCTCGAAAGACTGGATCTGTCCAAGAATAACATTGAAGCACTGCCGCTACACGGCAGTGGATCGGATGATTCGGACTCCCAGGAGCTGTTTCTCCTACCCAGCTTAAAGTACCTGAGTTTGGCCCACAACCGTTTGGTTCGCCTGCCTCCGGATTCACCACTTCTCTCACCCCGTCTCAACGTTTTGGACTTGTCCCACAATCTAATCCTAAACCTGGATGTTGAGATCTTGCGAGGTCTGCCTGTTCTGACGGGTCTGTTCCTGGAGGGAAATCGCTTGAGCACCTTCGACTACCAGCTGCTTCATCAGCAGCACGAGGGGCTCGAGGAGCTGGGTCTGCACCAGAATGCCTGGTCACCTGGTCTATACCGCAAGATGTTCGTCTACCTCAGCGATCGCGGAGTTCACCTGCAGGCGGAGATCCCAAAGAGCGATCCGAAGGGCAGCAGTCCGGCGGACATCGATTGGCCGCCAACTGGGAGCCAAGCGGATGCCCAGAAAATGGATCCACCGGGAGTGTCGGGCATACATCCCTACTGGACCCTCAGGGATATCCTGGCTTTCACCACCCTTGTGGTGGTGATGCTCATTTTGCTGATGAATCTGTATCACATCCTGGAGGAAGAGGGCTGCCTGCGTAGGTTTCGCCGCTGGAGGAGGTCAACCGCCCTAGGAGTAGGCCCTTCCAGGACACGGGAAAGCGGACGCCGCCTCGACGAGCAGGACTCCGAA CACAGCTCCAGCGAATAG
- the LOC108031726 gene encoding DNA polymerase iota: MDFASVLGKSEAHQRTIIHLDMDYFYAQVEEIRDPTLRSKALGIQQKNIVVTCNYVARAKGVAKLMLIAEAQRICPELVLVNGEDLAPYRQMSQRIFDLLLNYTPLVEKLGFDENFMDVTALVELRQAHVAEAQLKPPVGHTYPADGTPLSACDCGCAQRLAIGTRIAQEIREELKLRLGITCCAGIAYNKLLAKLVGSSHKPNQQTVLVSTYAEQFMRELGDIKRVTGIGQKTQCLLMEAGMSSVEQLQQCDMDVMRKKFGFETATRLRDLAFGRDTSSVRPTGKPKTIGMEDACKPISVRTDVEERFRMLLKRLVEQVAEDGRVPIAIKVVLRKFDSQKKSSHRETKQANILPSLFKTSMCPGETGVSKVQLADGAQEKLLKIVMRLFERIVDMSKPFNITLLGLAFSKFQERKVGSSSIANFLIKKADLEVQSITSLTNTSLTSPTAESPTSDECAFRSSPTTFKPSDQFYRRRATTASPVPMLLDNGSESAATNSDFSDFSETEVEPSPKKSRVGRLLVSKRSRLAADVGDSAAEVASPSKLRVCDLRLNSRDSEKDFPMSTTPSTSTSAPAPRFRTVQPPNTLLQRIDGSLRFVSTRTASRLSSNASSTASSPLPSPMDDSTAMSAPSTPTMSFAPPITAAVVTTTNSEPSTHVLTNIACPAGVDAEVFKELPVELQTELIASWRSSLVAAVEQTNGSASTTTTAIASGAPATATTASGGQKNTLYRYFLRNK, encoded by the exons ATGGACTTCGCCAGCGTGCTCGGTAAAAGCGAGGCGCACCAGCGCACCATTATCCACCTGGATATGGACTACTTTTACGCTCAGGTGGAGGAGATTCGGGATCCAACGCTGCGCTCGAAGGCTCTGGGCATCCAGCAGAAAAACATTGTAGTCACCTGCAACTATGTGGCGCGCGCCAAAGGAGTGGCCAAGCTGATGCTCATTGCTGAGGCACAGCGAATCTGTCCAGAGCTGGTCCTCGTCAATGGCGAGGATCTTGCTCCGTATCGCCAGATGTCGCAACGTATCTTCGATCTGCTGCTTAACTACACTCCCCTGGTCGAGAAGCTCGGCTTCGATGAAAACTTTATGGATGTAACTGCATTGGTAGAACTGCGTCAGGCTCATGTCGCTGAGGCCCAGCTTAAACCACCCGTGGGTCACACATATCCAGCGGATGGCACCCCCTTGTCCGCTTGCGACTGCGGCTGTGCCCAGCGACTGGCCATCGGTACTCGGATCGCCCAGGAGATCAGGGAGGAACTCAAGCTTCGACTGGGCATAACCTGCTGCGCCGGAATCGCATACAACAAACTGCTGGCCAAGTTGGTCGGCAGCAGCCACAAACCCAACCAGCAGACCGTTCTTGTTTCCACCTACGCCGAGCAGTTTATGCGAGAGCTGGGAGACATAAAGCGGGTCACTGGGATTGGCCAGAAGACTCAGTGCCTCCTGATGGAGGCCGGCATGTCATCTGTGGAGCAGTTGCAGCAGTGCGACATGGACGTGATGCGCAAAAAATTCGGCTTTGAGACGGCCACCCGATTGAGGGATCTGGCCTTCGGTCGCGACACGAGTTCCGTTCGACCTACcggaaaaccaaaaaccattgGAATGGAGGATGCCTGCAAGCCAATCTCCGTGCGAACCGATGTGGAGGAACGGTTCCGCATGCTACTCAAGCGGCTGGTGGAGCAG GTTGCAGAGGATGGCCGCGTTCCCATCGCCATCAAGGTTGTGCTGCGAAAGTTCGATTCCCAGAAGAAAAGCAGTCATCGAGAGACCAAGCAGGCCAACATCCTTCCGTCCCTATTTAAGACCTCCATGTGTCCAGGAGAAACCGGCGTGAGCAAAGTACAACTGGCGGATGGGGCCCAGGAGAAACTTCTTAAGATTGTGATGCGACTATTCGAGAGAATCGTGGATATGAGCAAGCCTTTCAATATCACTCTACTGGGCCTGGCCTTCTCCAAATTCCAGGAGCGCAAGGTGGGCTCTTCATCAATAGCCAATTTCTTGATCAAGAAGGCGGATCTGGAGGTGCAATCGATCACCTCCCTGACAAACACGAGTCTCACGAGTCCCACAGCGGAAAGTCCCACCTCGGACGAGTGCGCTTTCCGCTCCTCACCAACAACGTTCAAGCCGAGCGATCAGTTTTATAGGAGAAGAGCCACCACAGCATCACCGGTTCCCATGCTTCTGGATAATGGCTCTGAATCAGCGGCCACTAACTCGGATTTCAGCGATTTCTCTGAGACGGAGGTCGAACCGTCGCCGAAAAAGAGCCGCGTTGGCCGTCTGTTAGTGTCCAAGCGCAGCCGATTGGCGGCGGATGTTGGGGATTCCGCTGCGGAGGTTGCTTCGCCCAGTAAGCTGCGCGTCTGTGATCTGCGCCTGAACTCGCGGGACAGCGAGAAGGACTTCCCCATGAGCACCACGCCATCTACTTCTACATCCGCGCCTGCCCCTCGCTTTCGCACCGTCCAGCCACCGAACACGCTATTGCAGCGAATCGACGGCAGCCTCCGGTTTGTCTCCACGCGCACTGCCAGTCGCTTGAGTTCAAATGCTAGCTCCACGGCCTCATCGCCACTTCCTTCGCCCATGGACGATTCCACGGCGATGAGCGCGCCCAGCACACCAACCATGTCCTTCGCCCCACCCATTACAGCAGCAGTGGTTACCACCACCAACAGCGAGCCCTCGACTCATGTCCTTACGAATATTGCCTGTCCAGCGGGTGTGGATGCAGAGGTGTTCAAGGAGCTGCCCGTGGAGTTGCAAACCGAGTTGATCGCATCGTGGCGCAGTTCCCTAGTGGCTGCCGTGGAGCAAACAAACGGATCAGCTTCCACCACAACCACAGCGATTGCAAGCGGAGCTCCAGCCACGGCCACCACCGCCAGCGGGGGACAGAAAAACACGTTGTATCGCTACTTTCTGCGGAATAAGTGA
- the LOC108031727 gene encoding transcriptional adapter 2B isoform X1, translated as MTTIADLFTKYNCTNCQDDIQGIRVHCAECENFDLCLQCFAAGAEIGAHQNNHAYQFMDTGTSILSVFRGKGAWTAREEIRLLDAIEQYGFGNWEDISKHIETKSAEDAKEEYVNKFVNGTIGRATWTPAQSQRPRLIDHTGDDDAGPLGSSALSTLPPLDINSDEAMQLGYMPNRDSFEREYDPTAEQLISNISLNSEDTEVDVMLKLAHVDIYTRRLRERARRKRMVKDYQLVSNFFRNRNYALHQGLTKEQREFRDRFRVYAQFYTCNEYERFLGSLEREKELRIRQAELYRYRYNGLTKIADCAHFEQHAASATHRSSGPYGHGKTDHTPPSNGSHRAPSSSLHSPQPNLRKAEMSSGVEANSSSIAPRNTLHIADPTCSGALLPSRNYLDSCRGSSAATMLQTTGMGMGITVDSGATTGAISTATTMANLPTNSAKGSQQHLQPLQQYPQLLQSGHHKMQSEAAGGGSEQKPSMSLKLRTQLEELKHLPQPLGSDLLSHNELDLCKKHNITPTTYLSVKTVCLSGAPSLGSPMETSLRKFFIKCGWLSH; from the exons ATGACCACAATCGCGGACTTATTCACTAAGTATAATTGCACAAATTGCCAGGATGATATTCAGGGCATTCGGGTGCACTGTGCGGAGTGCGAAAATTTCGATTTGTGTCTGCAA TGCTTTGCTGCGGGAGCGGAGATCGGCGCCCATCAAAACAACCATGCATACCAGTTCATGGACACGGGCACCTCCATATTGAGTGTGTTCCGTGGGAAGGGAGCATGGACGGCCCGGGAGGAGATCCGCCTGCTGGACGCCATCGAGCAGTACGGCTTCGGAAACTGGGAGGACATCAGCAAGCACATCGAGACCAAGTCGGCGGAGGACGCCAAGGAGGAGTATGTGAATAAGTTTGTGAACGGCACGATTGGAAGGGCCACCTGGACGCCGGCGCAAAGTCAAAGACCCCGCCTTATCGATCACACGGGCGACGACGATGCCGGTCCTCTGGGCTCCAGTGCCCTGTCCACCCTGCCTCCACTGGACATCAACTCAGACGAGGCCATGCAGCTGGGCTACATGCCCAACAGGGACAGCTTCGAGCGGGAATACGATCCCACGGCCGAGCAACTGATCTCCAACATCTCGCTGAACTCCGAGGACACGGAGGTGGACGTGATGCTCAAGCTGGCCCACGTTGACATCTACACCCGCCGACTAAGGGAGCGAGCTCGCCGGAAACGGATGGTCAAGGACTACCAGTTGGTCTCGAACTTCTTCCGCAACCGGAACTACGCTCTGCACCAAGGACTCACCAAGGAGCAACGCGAGTTCCGGGACAGATTCCGGGTATACGCCCAGTTCTACACCTGCAACGAGTATGAGCGGTTTTTGGGATCGCTGGAGCGCGAGAAGGAGCTGCGCATCCGACAGGCGGAGCTATATCGTTATCGCTATAATGGCCTGACGAAGATCGCGGACTGCGCCCACTTTGAGCAGCACGCGGCCAGTGCGACCCACCGCTCCTCAGGACCGTATGGCCACGGCAAGACC GACCACACGCCACCCTCCAATGGAAGTCATCGGGCGCCAAGCTCTTCCTTGCACTCCCCACAACCGAATCTCAGAAAGGC CGAAATGTCAAGCGGCGTCGAGGCAAATTCAAGTTCAATCGCACCAAGAAACACGCTCCACATCGCCGACCCGACCTGCTCCGGCGCATTATTGCCCAGCAGAAACTACTTGGATAGCTGTCGGGGATCGTCGGCAGCTACGATGCTGCAGACGACGGGGATGGGAATGGGGATAACAGTGGACTCGGGAGCGACGACGGGGGCGATTTCCACGGCTACGACGATGGCGAATCTGCCCACGAACTCGGCGAAGGGAAGCCAACAACATCTGCAGCCGCTGCAGCAGTATCCGCAGCTCCTGCAAAGCGGCCACCACAAAATGCAAAGCGAGGCCGCCGGCGGAGGCAGTGAGCAGAAGCCCAGCATGAGCCTCAAGTTGCGCACCCAGCTGGAGGAACTGAAGCACCTGCCCCAGCCGCTGGGCAGCGACCTGCTCAGCCACAACGAGCTGGATCTGTGCAAGAAGCACAACATCACGCCAACCACGTACCTCTCGGTGAAGACCGTCTGCCTGAGCGGAGCACCTTCGCTGGGCAGTCCCATGGAAACTTCGCTGCGAAAATTCTTTATCAAGTGCGGCTGGCTGAGCCACTGA
- the LOC108031727 gene encoding transcriptional adapter 2B isoform X2 gives MTTIADLFTKYNCTNCQDDIQGIRVHCAECENFDLCLQCFAAGAEIGAHQNNHAYQFMDTGTSILSVFRGKGAWTAREEIRLLDAIEQYGFGNWEDISKHIETKSAEDAKEEYVNKFVNGTIGRATWTPAQSQRPRLIDHTGDDDAGPLGSSALSTLPPLDINSDEAMQLGYMPNRDSFEREYDPTAEQLISNISLNSEDTEVDVMLKLAHVDIYTRRLRERARRKRMVKDYQLVSNFFRNRNYALHQGLTKEQREFRDRFRVYAQFYTCNEYERFLGSLEREKELRIRQAELYRYRYNGLTKIADCAHFEQHAASATHRSSGPYGHGKTLHCIINAPNNERSNGSIRQCLTTGPHATLQWKSSGAKLFLALPTTESQKGRNVKRRRGKFKFNRTKKHAPHRRPDLLRRIIAQQKLLG, from the exons ATGACCACAATCGCGGACTTATTCACTAAGTATAATTGCACAAATTGCCAGGATGATATTCAGGGCATTCGGGTGCACTGTGCGGAGTGCGAAAATTTCGATTTGTGTCTGCAA TGCTTTGCTGCGGGAGCGGAGATCGGCGCCCATCAAAACAACCATGCATACCAGTTCATGGACACGGGCACCTCCATATTGAGTGTGTTCCGTGGGAAGGGAGCATGGACGGCCCGGGAGGAGATCCGCCTGCTGGACGCCATCGAGCAGTACGGCTTCGGAAACTGGGAGGACATCAGCAAGCACATCGAGACCAAGTCGGCGGAGGACGCCAAGGAGGAGTATGTGAATAAGTTTGTGAACGGCACGATTGGAAGGGCCACCTGGACGCCGGCGCAAAGTCAAAGACCCCGCCTTATCGATCACACGGGCGACGACGATGCCGGTCCTCTGGGCTCCAGTGCCCTGTCCACCCTGCCTCCACTGGACATCAACTCAGACGAGGCCATGCAGCTGGGCTACATGCCCAACAGGGACAGCTTCGAGCGGGAATACGATCCCACGGCCGAGCAACTGATCTCCAACATCTCGCTGAACTCCGAGGACACGGAGGTGGACGTGATGCTCAAGCTGGCCCACGTTGACATCTACACCCGCCGACTAAGGGAGCGAGCTCGCCGGAAACGGATGGTCAAGGACTACCAGTTGGTCTCGAACTTCTTCCGCAACCGGAACTACGCTCTGCACCAAGGACTCACCAAGGAGCAACGCGAGTTCCGGGACAGATTCCGGGTATACGCCCAGTTCTACACCTGCAACGAGTATGAGCGGTTTTTGGGATCGCTGGAGCGCGAGAAGGAGCTGCGCATCCGACAGGCGGAGCTATATCGTTATCGCTATAATGGCCTGACGAAGATCGCGGACTGCGCCCACTTTGAGCAGCACGCGGCCAGTGCGACCCACCGCTCCTCAGGACCGTATGGCCACGGCAAGACC CTCCACTGCATTATAAACGCGCCAAACAACGAGCGTTCGAATGGTTCTATAAGACAATGTTTAACCACAGGACCACACGCCACCCTCCAATGGAAGTCATCGGGCGCCAAGCTCTTCCTTGCACTCCCCACAACCGAATCTCAGAAAGGC CGAAATGTCAAGCGGCGTCGAGGCAAATTCAAGTTCAATCGCACCAAGAAACACGCTCCACATCGCCGACCCGACCTGCTCCGGCGCATTATTGCCCAGCAGAAACTACTTGGATAG
- the LOC108032021 gene encoding CUE domain-containing protein 2: MTNLEKQHEMVKRSLVQFISGHIPGADFSVVDEIVLSYIISILEEASQDPCFDVEGFVEMMGAYFEEFPTIDQGIICDWIYKLANELTEMEKNQGSHDTINLSLNSLSLSSIIPESKLRARNSSTSEKDELSSNSSSSGGGGSNKRSQHLSETSDGGSTDSSSSTCDYFLDETEVLQEMFPDSAIAEIKHCIAISKGDIDSATQILLHRQETNQCIVDKSHTTYIKKNVVVDDNELKNRIIARYSYVDKNATQREYKPVVPKMEPRKLVRYRDNKIVSLKGERYTEIKRDEDAELKKPKKQIQP; this comes from the exons ATGACCAATCTGGAAAAGCAGCACGAGATGGTAAAGCGCAGCCTAGTGCAGTTCATCAGCGGCCACATCCCGGGGGCAGACTTCAGCGTGGTGGACGAGATCGTCCTGTCGTACATCATCTCGATTTTGGAGGAGGCCTCACAGGATCCGTGCTTCGACGTCGAGGGCTTCGTGGAGATGATGGGCGCCTACTTCGAGGAGTTCCCCACCATTGACCAGGGCATCATATGCGACTGGATCTACAAGCTGGCCAACGAGCTCACCGAGATGGAGAAGAACCAAGGGAGTCATGACACTATCAACTTGTCTCTCAA CTCCCTGAGCCTGTCTAGTATTATTCCGGAGTCCAAGCTGCGTGCTCGCAACTCGTCCACTTCCGAAAAGGACGAGCTCTCCtcgaacagcagcagcagcggcggagGGGGCAGCAATAAGCGCTCCCAGCACTTGTCGGAGACCAGCGATGGAGGCTCCACCGATAGCTCTAGCTCCACTTGTGACTACTTCCTGGATGAAACCGAAGTTCTCCAGGAAATGTTCCCGGATTCGGCCATTGCCGAG ATCAAGCACTGCATCGCTATTTCCAAAGGCGACATCGATAGCGCCACCCAGATCCTCCTTCATCGCCAGGAGACCAACCAGTGTATTGTTGACAAGTCGCATACTACTTACATCAAGAAGAATGTTGTCGTCGATGATAATGAACTTAAGAATCGTATTATTGCCCG GTACTCCTATGTGGACAAGAACGCCACCCAGCGCGAGTACAAGCCGGTGGTGCCGAAGATGGAGCCGCGCAAGCTGGTGCGCTACCGCGACAACAAGATCGTATCGCTCAAGGGCGAGCGGTACACCGAGATCAAGCGTGACGAAGATGCTGAGTTAAAAAAACCCAAGAAGCAGATTCAACCGTAA
- the LOC108032099 gene encoding tether containing UBX domain for GLUT4 codes for MDKRVTILLPNGRRQNVSVTANMTLLEILETACSKHGYDAEEHCLKFHNKVVGLTQQFRFSGLPNNCVLEMEPTEKRRTLSNVLVCVQLNDGSRQQADFSPNDTVWQVVHKLCESQVKGYDSPVIIYMRSEVIGQDQMRQTTLKSLGILEGRAMMRLIDKKPEDLKTQANVYKAPAPKPPVDNDDQPSTSRSAMAAGGSGGGGGFALTSNMIKNLKRTAPEENASGSEPAKTSDKSNQEQQPQPEAPNYDWGSGSGYSMHQPAGRKQEENEAEENASRPPPVVNVIGPRQAVLFSLDATQKQADDLPDSFFDLTVNDLKMVLRDLKRTSSGDDDAPLLTAKLRELERQKTMLAKLNQYKDCVLRIQFPDRFVLQGIFKPHEPLTKVEEFVREFLAQPGEKFHLFTIPPKKVLPSNETLLELNFVPNAIVHFGFLKDSLNAVSNRFVKERYVEQLTSEEGAHYVVQKYRLTRATSVGSN; via the coding sequence ATGGACAAGCGCGTCACGATCCTGCTGCCCAACGGGCGGCGGCAGAATGTGAGCGTGACGGCGAACATGACGCTGCTGGAGATCCTGGAGACGGCCTGCTCCAAGCACGGCTACGATGCGGAGGAGCACTGCCTCAAGTTCCACAACAAAGTGGTTGGCCTGACGCAGCAGTTCCGATTCAGCGGCCTGCCTAATAACTGTGTTCTGGAGATGGAGCCAACGGAGAAGCGGCGCACGCTGAGCAACGTTCTCGTCTGCGTCCAGCTGAACGACGGTTCCCGCCAGCAGGCAGACTTCTCGCCCAACGACACCGTTTGGCAGGTGGTCCATAAGCTCTGCGAGTCGCAGGTCAAAGGTTACGATAGCCCCGTCATCATCTACATGCGCAGCGAGGTCATTGGGCAGGACCAGATGCGCCAGACCACGCTGAAATCCCTCGGCATCCTAGAGGGTCGAGCCATGATGCGGCTGATCGACAAAAAGCCCGAGGATCTCAAGACCCAGGCAAATGTATACAAAGCTCCTGCTCCCAAGCCTCCAGTGGATAACGACGATCAGCCCAGCACCTCCCGCTCTGCAATGGCAGCTGGTGGCagcggaggaggcggtggtTTCGCTCTCACCAGCAATATGATCAAGAACCTGAAGCGTACGGCGCCAGAGGAAAACGCATCCGGAAGTGAACCAGCCAAAACATCGGATAAATCCAACCAagagcagcagccacagccgGAGGCACCCAACTACGACTGGGGTAGTGGCTCCGGATACTCAATGCATCAACCGGCGGGGCGAAAACAGGAGGAGAATGAAGCCGAGGAGAATGCCAGCCGGCCGCCGCCAGTGGTTAATGTGATTGGGCCACGTCAGGCGGTACTCTTCTCCCTGGACGCGACACAGAAGCAAGCCGACGACCTGCCAGACTCTTTCTTTGATCTGACTGTCAACGATCTAAAGATGGTGCTGCGCGACTTGAAGCGCACTTCGAGTGGTGATGACGACGCTCCCCTGCTTACAGCAAAGTTGAGGGAGCTGGAGCGTCAGAAGACCATGCTGGCCAAGCTTAATCAGTACAAGGACTGTGTGCTGCGCATTCAGTTCCCCGATCGCTTTGTGCTGCAGGGCATCTTCAAGCCGCACGAGCCTCTTACCAAAGTGGAGGAGTTTGTTCGCGAGTTTTTGGCCCAGCCCGGCGAGAAGTTCCACCTCTTCACTATCCCACCGAAGAAGGTGCTGCCCTCCAATGAGACGCTCCTGGAGCTGAACTTTGTGCCCAATGCCATAGTGCACTTCGGCTTCCTAAAGGACTCACTTAATGCCGTGAGCAACCGCTTCGTGAAGGAGCGGTATGTGGAGCAGTTAACATCCGAGGAGGGGGCGCACTATGTGGTCCAGAAATACCGCCTCACAAGGGCAACGTCGGTGGGGTCCAACTAG